A region from the Mycobacterium heidelbergense genome encodes:
- a CDS encoding 30S ribosomal protein bS22 has protein sequence MGSVIKKRRKRMSKKKHRKLLRRTRVQRRKLGK, from the coding sequence ATGGGTTCAGTAATCAAGAAGCGGCGCAAGCGCATGTCGAAGAAGAAGCACCGCAAGCTGCTGCGCCGCACCCGGGTGCAGCGCAGAAAACTCGGTAAGTAA
- a CDS encoding cell division/environmental response transcriptional regulator, producing MTSTNGPSARDSAGKGRDTGSADGQQARTQFLTVAEVAALMRVSKMTVYRLVHNGELPAVRVGRSFRVHAKAVHDMLETSYFDAG from the coding sequence ATGACGTCTACGAACGGGCCATCGGCGCGAGATTCCGCTGGTAAGGGGCGGGACACCGGTTCCGCCGACGGCCAGCAGGCCAGGACACAATTCCTCACCGTCGCCGAGGTGGCCGCGCTGATGCGCGTCTCCAAGATGACGGTGTACCGGCTGGTGCACAACGGCGAGCTGCCGGCGGTGCGGGTCGGGAGGTCCTTCCGGGTGCATGCCAAGGCCGTCCACGACATGCTGGAGACCTCGTACTTCGACGCGGGCTAG
- the proC gene encoding pyrroline-5-carboxylate reductase, which translates to MARIAIIGGGSIGEALLSGLLRAGRQVKDLVVVERVPERAEYLADTYSVLVTSVTDAVENATFVVVAVKPADVESVLGELARAATAAETDSAEQVFVTVAAGITITYFESKLPAGTPVVRAMPNAAALVGAGVTALAKGRFVTPPQLEEVAALFDSVGGVLTVPEAQMDAVTALSGSGPAYFFLLVEALVDAGVAAGLSRDVATDLTTQTMAGSAAMLLERMDSDRAFEGEAPGMRADATAAQLRATITSPGGTTAAALRELERGGVRAAVDAAVQAAKRRSEQLRITSE; encoded by the coding sequence ATGGCAAGAATCGCGATCATCGGCGGCGGCAGCATCGGCGAGGCATTGCTGTCGGGTCTGCTGCGGGCGGGCCGGCAGGTGAAAGACCTGGTGGTGGTCGAACGGGTGCCCGAGCGCGCCGAATACCTGGCCGACACCTATTCGGTGCTGGTCACCTCGGTGACCGACGCGGTGGAGAACGCGACGTTCGTCGTCGTCGCCGTCAAGCCGGCCGACGTCGAGTCGGTGCTGGGCGAGCTGGCGCGTGCCGCCACCGCGGCCGAGACCGACAGCGCCGAGCAGGTGTTCGTCACCGTCGCGGCCGGGATCACGATCACCTACTTCGAATCCAAGCTACCGGCCGGGACGCCGGTGGTCCGGGCGATGCCCAACGCGGCCGCGTTGGTGGGCGCGGGGGTGACCGCGCTGGCCAAGGGCCGATTCGTCACCCCGCCACAGCTCGAGGAGGTCGCGGCGCTGTTCGACTCCGTCGGCGGCGTGCTCACGGTTCCGGAAGCCCAGATGGACGCCGTGACCGCGCTGTCCGGTTCGGGTCCGGCGTATTTCTTCCTGCTGGTCGAGGCCCTGGTGGATGCCGGTGTCGCGGCGGGCCTGAGCCGCGACGTCGCCACCGACCTGACCACGCAGACGATGGCCGGGTCGGCGGCCATGCTGCTGGAACGGATGGATTCCGACCGGGCGTTCGAGGGGGAGGCGCCGGGCATGCGGGCGGACGCCACCGCGGCGCAGCTGAGAGCCACGATCACCTCGCCCGGCGGCACGACCGCCGCTGCGCTGCGCGAACTGGAACGGGGCGGAGTGCGGGCGGCCGTGGACGCGGCGGTCCAGGCCGCCAAAAGGCGCTCTGAGCAGCTAAGAATTACATCGGAATAA